One Acidobacteriota bacterium genomic region harbors:
- the lepB gene encoding signal peptidase I: MTEERPEGPRGPERQEGALRVWTESILVAVILLQFVNAFVLQTFFIPSGSMEDTLLVGDHLFVNRFIYGPPEPAGLGKWLPHRPVQRGDIVVFESVEEPGVDVIKRCVAVAGDTVELRGQTLRINGEAIDESAYAIYREEPGDAEMDSRLRSFLQRKQSFPNTLVPPGHVFCLGDNRNHSNDSRFWGPLPLNHVEGRAWLIYWSYGGEGYESEQQGLLPRIRRLLRTLVGLPTKTRWGRSFQVIR; encoded by the coding sequence ATGACCGAAGAGAGACCAGAGGGGCCACGGGGTCCGGAGCGGCAGGAGGGGGCGTTGCGGGTGTGGACGGAGTCCATCCTGGTGGCGGTGATCCTGTTGCAGTTCGTCAACGCCTTCGTGCTGCAAACCTTCTTCATCCCCAGCGGCTCCATGGAGGACACTCTCTTGGTGGGGGATCATCTCTTCGTCAACCGGTTCATCTATGGGCCGCCGGAGCCGGCAGGGCTCGGGAAATGGTTGCCCCATCGGCCGGTGCAGCGGGGGGATATCGTGGTCTTCGAGTCGGTGGAGGAGCCGGGGGTGGACGTGATCAAGCGTTGCGTAGCGGTGGCCGGGGACACGGTGGAGCTGCGTGGGCAGACCCTGCGCATCAATGGCGAGGCCATCGACGAGAGCGCCTACGCCATCTATCGCGAAGAGCCGGGGGATGCGGAGATGGATTCACGGCTGCGCTCCTTCCTCCAGCGCAAGCAGAGCTTTCCCAACACGCTGGTGCCGCCAGGGCACGTGTTCTGCCTGGGGGACAACCGCAACCACTCCAACGACTCGCGCTTCTGGGGACCCTTGCCTCTAAACCATGTCGAAGGCCGAGCCTGGCTGATCTACTGGTCTTATGGGGGCGAGGGTTATGAAAGCGAGCAGCAGGGCCTGTTGCCCCGCATCCGCCGGCTGCTGCGCACCCTGGTGGGGCTGCCCACCAAGACCCGATGGGGCCGAAGCTTCCAGGTGATCCGCTGA
- a CDS encoding helix-hairpin-helix domain-containing protein has protein sequence MLKLRNVTATVLALCLFAGALAGFAAEAPHAGTVNLNEASLEQLAYLPRVGPALSLRIIEFRKENGPFKAVEDLMLVRGIGEKTFALMKPYLRIEGKTTLAEKIRGVRPVTSPADEEQR, from the coding sequence ATGCTCAAGCTTCGTAACGTCACCGCTACCGTCCTCGCCCTCTGCCTCTTCGCCGGCGCCCTCGCCGGCTTCGCCGCCGAGGCGCCCCATGCCGGCACCGTCAACCTCAACGAGGCCTCGCTGGAACAGCTGGCTTATCTGCCGCGGGTGGGGCCGGCGCTATCCCTGCGGATCATCGAGTTCCGCAAGGAGAACGGCCCCTTCAAGGCAGTGGAGGACCTGATGTTGGTGCGCGGCATCGGGGAGAAGACCTTCGCCCTGATGAAGCCCTATCTGCGCATCGAGGGCAAGACCACCCTGGCGGAGAAGATCCGCGGCGTGCGTCCTGTGACGAGCCCCGCTGACGAAGAGCAGCGGTAA
- a CDS encoding GspH/FimT family protein: MTRSVSRGFTLIEALLVVGIVGILVVLAVPDLGRSTSLLRAQLAAQEVARALHGARMTAVRQRMRVAVRFNTENPKHVTYTVFQDGNGNGVRNRDIGRGVDPPLGPPQQLQRLGKTVRFGFPPGIRPRQIGHPRRYLNRLDDPIRFNRSDLASFDPLGTSTPGTVYLTAGRDTLVAVRVFNRTGKIVVMTYDPDSGLWRR, from the coding sequence ATGACCCGTTCTGTATCTCGTGGTTTCACCCTCATCGAGGCTCTTTTGGTGGTCGGCATCGTTGGAATCCTGGTGGTCCTTGCCGTTCCCGACTTAGGGCGCAGCACCTCCCTATTGCGGGCTCAGCTGGCGGCTCAGGAGGTCGCCCGCGCCCTTCACGGTGCGCGCATGACCGCGGTGCGCCAACGCATGCGAGTGGCGGTGCGCTTCAACACCGAGAACCCAAAGCACGTGACCTACACGGTGTTCCAGGATGGCAACGGCAACGGCGTGCGCAACCGCGACATCGGCCGAGGCGTCGATCCTCCCTTGGGTCCTCCCCAGCAGCTGCAGCGACTGGGCAAGACCGTACGCTTCGGCTTCCCACCGGGCATCCGGCCGCGGCAGATCGGCCACCCGCGGCGCTACTTGAACCGCCTGGACGACCCCATCCGCTTCAACCGCTCCGACCTGGCCTCCTTCGACCCCTTGGGCACGTCGACCCCGGGCACCGTCTATCTGACCGCCGGGCGGGACACCTTGGTGGCGGTGCGGGTGTTCAACCGCACCGGCAAGATCGTGGTCATGACCTACGATCCGGACTCCGGGCTGTGGCGGCGGTGA
- the cutA gene encoding divalent-cation tolerance protein CutA, translated as MSAIVVVTTVGTEEQANTLSRELVARRQAACVNIVPGARSVYRWKGTICVDGEFMLIIKTLDSEFEAVSKTIQEIHDYEVPEILAFNVKFGDPDFLEWIEQSTDKDAPFEDDDDEEDAEEASFS; from the coding sequence ATGAGTGCCATTGTTGTCGTCACCACCGTCGGAACTGAAGAACAGGCCAATACGCTCTCCCGGGAGCTCGTCGCGCGCCGGCAGGCAGCCTGCGTCAACATCGTCCCAGGCGCCCGCTCCGTCTACCGCTGGAAGGGCACGATCTGCGTCGATGGCGAGTTCATGCTGATCATCAAAACGCTGGACAGCGAATTCGAGGCCGTCTCCAAGACCATCCAGGAAATCCACGACTACGAGGTGCCGGAAATTCTGGCGTTCAACGTCAAGTTCGGCGATCCGGACTTCCTCGAGTGGATCGAGCAGAGCACCGACAAGGACGCTCCCTTCGAAGACGATGACGACGAAGAGGATGCCGAAGAAGCGAGCTTCTCCTAG
- a CDS encoding DUF4013 domain-containing protein produces MSNGDPKPMMESDPLSVPEQPPASDVPSADDSSIPQTWHLTGTGMETREASLDELRTLLADTETATGDQEGKNYLIWAPGLWSWEPLDQLPRLLAGLTGTEPPAPPQSPQGKLYERVVAAMKRVIEESWGDFRQRITGKNFFGQIWWLLVLQLIPVVGSVINKGWRLELIRTGQSERWPDRMHIGRHFTEGMFLWAMYLLYLVPQFFLLTLIGFDWVEDLVNLAWWAAQNLTTGSSTQTFQEILGGGVVTFLLDSLVLAVYPVVAWPFYRAAMIRYALSGQAKVFWQLVENRRFVKANTDVLLGLYVPQKALWLLCLFLGAVLLSTGILAPLIPLALAPARLALSGLLYQKATRQRYPLAQFFPRETPAPAAA; encoded by the coding sequence ATGAGCAACGGCGACCCCAAGCCCATGATGGAGAGCGATCCCCTGTCCGTGCCGGAACAGCCCCCAGCCTCGGACGTCCCAAGCGCCGATGACAGCTCGATTCCTCAGACCTGGCACCTGACCGGCACCGGCATGGAGACTCGCGAAGCATCCCTCGACGAGTTGCGGACCCTCCTCGCCGACACCGAGACCGCCACCGGCGACCAAGAGGGCAAGAACTATTTAATCTGGGCCCCGGGGCTCTGGAGCTGGGAACCTCTGGATCAGCTGCCCCGGCTGCTCGCGGGACTCACCGGCACCGAGCCCCCGGCACCGCCGCAAAGCCCTCAGGGCAAGCTCTACGAGCGCGTGGTGGCGGCCATGAAGAGGGTCATCGAAGAAAGCTGGGGAGACTTCCGACAGCGCATCACGGGGAAGAACTTCTTTGGCCAGATCTGGTGGTTGCTGGTCCTCCAGCTGATCCCCGTCGTGGGCTCGGTGATCAACAAGGGGTGGCGGCTGGAGCTGATCCGCACCGGTCAAAGCGAGCGCTGGCCCGACCGCATGCACATCGGGCGGCACTTCACCGAGGGCATGTTCCTGTGGGCCATGTATCTCCTCTACCTTGTACCTCAGTTTTTTCTTCTCACTCTCATCGGCTTCGATTGGGTCGAGGACCTGGTGAACCTAGCCTGGTGGGCAGCACAGAATCTCACCACCGGTAGCAGCACCCAGACTTTCCAGGAGATCCTCGGTGGAGGAGTCGTCACCTTCCTCCTCGACAGCCTGGTCCTCGCGGTCTACCCCGTCGTCGCCTGGCCCTTCTACCGTGCCGCCATGATCCGCTACGCCCTCAGCGGTCAAGCCAAGGTCTTCTGGCAGCTGGTGGAAAATCGACGATTCGTCAAGGCCAACACGGATGTGCTGCTCGGGCTCTACGTGCCCCAAAAAGCTCTCTGGCTCCTCTGCCTCTTCCTCGGCGCCGTCCTACTAAGCACCGGCATCCTGGCGCCCCTCATCCCCTTGGCCCTGGCCCCGGCGCGCCTAGCGCTCAGCGGCTTGCTCTATCAAAAGGCGACGCGGCAACGTTACCCGCTAGCCCAGTTCTTTCCCCGCGAGACTCCGGCCCCGGCGGCGGCCTGA
- the mtnA gene encoding S-methyl-5-thioribose-1-phosphate isomerase, whose translation MTASPDSTPFSPIRWQDDHLFLLDQTLLPDREEWLRCDDTETVADAIRRLAVRGAPAIGVAAAYGLVVGLREGTSDEQGEALRRRFDEVAETLGGTRPTAVNLSWALKRGRKVFDAVQEKGREAMLEELLAWAQEVHAQDVETNRRIGEHGAALFAEGDRVLTHCNAGALATAGYGTAIGVINASWDAGRLGQVWVDETRPLLQGARLTAWELKRLGIPFRLVTDSSAGALMSRGLVDRIVVGADRIAANGDVANKIGTYTVAVLAHRHGVPFYVAAPLSTIDRDTASGADIPIEERQEGEITDVFGRRIAPQETPAMNFAFDVTPAELVSAIITEQGVLRAPYEASIAAAFRHAEG comes from the coding sequence ATGACCGCCTCTCCCGACTCCACCCCTTTCTCGCCCATCCGTTGGCAGGACGACCACCTCTTTCTCCTCGACCAGACGTTGCTCCCGGACCGCGAAGAGTGGCTCCGCTGTGACGACACCGAGACCGTCGCCGACGCCATCCGCCGGCTGGCGGTGCGGGGGGCTCCGGCCATTGGCGTCGCCGCTGCCTATGGCCTGGTGGTCGGCCTGAGGGAGGGAACGTCCGACGAGCAAGGGGAGGCGCTTCGACGGCGCTTCGATGAGGTTGCCGAGACCCTCGGTGGGACGCGGCCTACGGCGGTGAATCTCTCCTGGGCGCTCAAGCGCGGCCGCAAGGTCTTCGATGCAGTCCAGGAAAAAGGCCGGGAGGCGATGCTGGAGGAGCTCCTCGCCTGGGCCCAAGAAGTGCATGCCCAGGATGTGGAAACCAATCGCCGCATCGGCGAGCACGGGGCGGCCCTCTTTGCCGAAGGGGATCGCGTGCTCACCCACTGCAACGCCGGTGCCCTGGCCACCGCCGGCTACGGCACCGCCATCGGCGTGATCAACGCCTCCTGGGATGCCGGACGGCTGGGCCAGGTGTGGGTAGACGAGACCCGCCCGCTGCTCCAGGGAGCGCGGCTCACCGCTTGGGAGCTCAAGCGGCTGGGCATCCCCTTCCGCCTGGTGACCGACTCCAGCGCCGGAGCACTGATGTCCCGGGGGTTGGTGGATCGAATCGTGGTGGGAGCGGACCGTATCGCCGCCAACGGCGACGTGGCCAACAAGATCGGCACCTACACGGTGGCCGTGCTGGCCCACCGTCACGGAGTGCCCTTCTACGTCGCCGCGCCCCTATCGACCATCGACCGAGACACCGCCAGCGGAGCCGATATCCCCATCGAGGAACGGCAGGAGGGAGAGATCACCGATGTCTTCGGTAGACGCATTGCTCCTCAGGAGACGCCGGCGATGAATTTCGCCTTCGACGTCACCCCAGCCGAGCTGGTATCCGCCATCATCACGGAGCAGGGCGTGCTGCGCGCACCCTACGAAGCCAGTATTGCCGCTGCCTTCCGACACGCGGAAGGTTAG
- a CDS encoding helix-turn-helix transcriptional regulator, which yields MSEFKGIGKALKLLRSRGGLKQKELAERAGITPAMISNYETEKAMPQIPTVESLLEALGNNRFDLLNALEEVNERPLRDLSEVGDRTNETKILEVLGVRSATVNEEEHYMQVLEAVCRLVELARRP from the coding sequence ATGTCTGAATTCAAAGGGATCGGCAAGGCCTTGAAGCTGCTTCGCTCCCGTGGGGGATTGAAGCAAAAAGAGCTCGCTGAGCGCGCCGGGATCACCCCGGCCATGATCAGCAACTACGAAACCGAAAAGGCCATGCCCCAGATCCCCACCGTTGAAAGCCTCCTGGAGGCTTTGGGCAACAACCGTTTCGACCTGCTCAACGCCCTCGAAGAGGTCAATGAGAGGCCGTTGCGGGATCTGTCCGAAGTTGGGGATCGCACCAACGAGACCAAGATTCTCGAAGTGCTGGGGGTTCGTTCCGCCACCGTCAACGAAGAAGAGCACTACATGCAGGTGCTCGAGGCTGTGTGTCGGCTGGTCGAGCTCGCTCGACGACCCTGA
- a CDS encoding DUF4013 domain-containing protein, which yields MTARTWIYRQDDVNSPPAPSGHLLALLDSKQLRESSWVWTAGLSDWAPASNLYQLVHVFEREEPPPLPPTPSRVDPLKELWRVIRAPFRSTVAQKVWWFSLLQFIPLVGSVFNRGWRLEMMARPKDNPFPPKEDIGRLLVLGILLWMMYGLYLLPELIFLVVFDRFSAFLDMIELLGYIGAVVKSGVPGQGLGDIVSGTLLGFLARSGFLIFYPIVTWPFFRVAMMRYARDQQNVSVFFDFVGNFRIIRRHYPVIMRVYVEAKLLIVAAFLAGSAVTGTGVGFLLVPAVIAPARVIASGLLYRDSLGPLVWATEPREPSPESHRGQNAGVTP from the coding sequence GTGACCGCCAGAACCTGGATCTACCGCCAAGACGACGTCAACTCGCCCCCCGCTCCCAGCGGCCACCTGCTGGCGCTCTTGGACTCTAAGCAGCTACGCGAAAGCAGCTGGGTGTGGACCGCCGGACTGAGCGATTGGGCACCGGCGAGCAACCTTTATCAGCTAGTGCACGTCTTCGAGCGCGAAGAGCCGCCCCCGCTGCCCCCGACGCCGAGCCGAGTTGACCCTCTGAAAGAGCTTTGGCGAGTGATCCGGGCTCCGTTTCGCTCTACCGTCGCCCAGAAGGTCTGGTGGTTCTCCCTGCTCCAATTCATTCCCCTCGTGGGAAGTGTGTTCAACCGCGGTTGGCGGCTGGAGATGATGGCACGGCCGAAGGACAACCCATTCCCTCCCAAGGAGGACATCGGCCGGCTCCTCGTCCTCGGCATCCTCCTATGGATGATGTACGGGCTCTACCTGTTGCCGGAGCTGATCTTCCTCGTGGTCTTCGACCGCTTCTCCGCCTTCCTAGACATGATCGAGCTGCTGGGCTACATCGGCGCGGTGGTGAAGAGCGGGGTTCCGGGCCAAGGCCTGGGCGACATCGTCTCCGGCACGCTCTTGGGTTTCCTGGCCCGTTCCGGGTTCCTGATCTTCTATCCCATCGTCACCTGGCCCTTCTTCCGGGTCGCCATGATGCGCTACGCCCGCGACCAGCAGAACGTCTCGGTCTTCTTCGACTTTGTCGGGAACTTCCGGATCATCCGGCGCCACTACCCCGTGATCATGCGGGTGTACGTCGAAGCCAAGCTCCTGATCGTCGCGGCGTTCTTGGCAGGCAGCGCGGTCACGGGCACCGGCGTGGGCTTCTTGCTGGTTCCCGCGGTGATCGCACCGGCGCGGGTGATCGCCAGCGGATTGCTCTACCGCGACAGCCTGGGACCGTTGGTTTGGGCGACGGAGCCCCGAGAGCCATCCCCTGAATCCCATCGTGGCCAGAACGCAGGAGTAACCCCATGA
- a CDS encoding prolyl oligopeptidase family serine peptidase: protein MSLFAQPSAAAHPWTIEDLIQAETASDWAVSRDGSRAVWVQSEVRKVEEEEKRVSNLYLANLETGTTVQLTRGDATVSAPAFSPDGRHIAFASDRELPAGGGDKSKAGKKQLWVIPVSGGEAYPVTRLERSVRLFAWRTAEELVFAAQESPSAWEKERKEKKDQAVVVDDYDREPPVRLFKVELEGEPERLSTNGDWIDELAVTPDGSRAVVRAQQGLSYAFYQRRAPHLYLVDLATGTFDEILEGSSLRPGDLAWDPDGEGFYFAEERTTHPTLRTATVTDLYRYDLAAGEARRVDLDWERGLGGDFLPVTDGFLALLADGVVTRPALYRKSGKGFQRQVLTGDHVPHVDAWAAAVDGSRVVYAHSTANTPPQGYGAGLAGSALTSPKQLTELNSDFKGKPTGRVEVLRWPGANGDMVEGLLHWPLTAEGENGEIAAPAPLVVDIHGGPAWADRDSWDQRWSGPLLLWRQRGAFVLQVNYHGSAFYGLEWVESIRERYYEQERQDILTGIDELVRRGLVDEGRLGLSGWSNGGILTADLITVTDRFRAASVGAADVEWISDWANVDFGAAFDEYYFGGPPWERLEHYVEKSPFFRLTEVTTPTIVFTGTEDRNVPPHQSWSLFRALQSLDRAPVRLVLFPGEPHGLQAIAHQRRKVQEEVAWFDRHLFAAEEPRPEALPKGSLLAGLLARQGAATGPGGALGQLAEGQLIPETVPVAGLGSVAFEAPDLRAVGRFEVTRAQWASYEGEASHEGGAAGQEDLPRTGVSFEQAQAYVRWLAELTGRPFRLPTKAEAEALVEFAEGGDTTGNTLDRWLGYAPNPDDRATLDPYLARLPGEAPLLLPVGHRGGAGEPPVFDLDGNAAEWAVAPDGTGLAVGPSADRSTDALRQGATEDPAYIGLRVVEGATGSARVTTTSN, encoded by the coding sequence GCAGCTCACCCTTGGACCATCGAAGACTTGATCCAGGCGGAGACCGCCAGCGATTGGGCCGTTTCCCGGGACGGCAGCCGGGCCGTCTGGGTGCAGTCGGAAGTGCGCAAAGTCGAGGAGGAGGAGAAGCGGGTCTCCAATCTCTACCTGGCGAATCTGGAGACGGGGACCACCGTCCAGTTGACCCGCGGGGACGCCACTGTTTCGGCTCCGGCCTTCTCCCCCGACGGGCGGCATATCGCTTTCGCCTCCGACCGCGAGCTGCCCGCCGGCGGGGGGGACAAGAGCAAGGCCGGCAAGAAGCAGCTGTGGGTCATCCCGGTGAGCGGTGGCGAGGCCTACCCGGTGACCCGCCTGGAGCGCTCGGTGCGCCTCTTTGCCTGGCGCACTGCCGAGGAGCTGGTCTTCGCCGCCCAGGAATCCCCCAGTGCTTGGGAAAAGGAGCGCAAAGAGAAGAAAGACCAGGCGGTGGTGGTGGACGATTACGACCGTGAGCCGCCGGTGCGTCTGTTCAAGGTCGAGTTGGAGGGAGAGCCCGAGCGTCTGAGCACCAACGGCGACTGGATTGACGAGCTGGCGGTGACGCCGGACGGCTCCCGCGCCGTGGTGCGAGCCCAACAAGGCCTGAGCTACGCGTTCTACCAGCGGCGGGCGCCGCATCTTTACCTGGTGGATCTGGCTACCGGAACCTTCGATGAAATCTTGGAAGGCTCCTCGCTACGCCCTGGAGATTTGGCCTGGGACCCCGACGGCGAAGGCTTCTATTTCGCCGAGGAGCGCACCACCCACCCCACCCTGCGCACCGCCACGGTCACCGATCTCTATCGCTACGATCTCGCCGCCGGTGAGGCGCGGCGGGTAGACCTGGACTGGGAGCGGGGCCTGGGCGGTGATTTCCTGCCGGTGACGGACGGCTTCCTGGCGCTGCTGGCGGATGGGGTGGTGACGCGCCCGGCGCTCTACCGCAAGAGTGGCAAAGGCTTCCAGCGGCAGGTCCTCACCGGCGACCACGTACCCCATGTCGATGCGTGGGCGGCGGCGGTGGACGGTTCTCGGGTGGTCTATGCCCACTCCACCGCCAACACTCCTCCGCAGGGCTATGGTGCCGGCCTCGCCGGCTCGGCGTTGACCAGCCCGAAGCAGTTGACCGAGCTCAACTCGGACTTCAAGGGCAAACCCACGGGCCGGGTCGAGGTCCTTCGGTGGCCGGGGGCCAACGGCGACATGGTGGAGGGCCTTCTCCATTGGCCGCTGACGGCGGAGGGAGAGAACGGCGAGATCGCTGCGCCAGCCCCGCTGGTGGTGGATATCCATGGCGGCCCCGCCTGGGCGGATCGCGACAGTTGGGATCAGCGGTGGTCCGGACCGCTGCTGCTGTGGCGCCAGCGGGGGGCCTTCGTGCTCCAGGTCAACTACCACGGCAGCGCCTTCTACGGCTTGGAGTGGGTGGAGAGCATCCGCGAGCGCTATTACGAGCAGGAACGTCAGGACATCCTCACCGGCATCGACGAGCTGGTCCGTCGCGGGTTAGTGGACGAGGGGCGTCTGGGGCTTTCCGGGTGGAGCAACGGCGGCATTCTCACCGCCGACCTGATCACCGTCACCGACCGCTTCCGTGCCGCCTCCGTGGGCGCGGCGGATGTCGAGTGGATCAGCGATTGGGCCAATGTGGACTTTGGTGCCGCCTTCGACGAGTACTACTTCGGCGGGCCGCCGTGGGAGCGCCTCGAGCACTACGTCGAGAAATCTCCCTTCTTCCGCTTGACCGAGGTGACCACCCCCACCATCGTCTTCACCGGCACCGAGGATCGCAATGTGCCGCCGCATCAGAGCTGGTCTCTGTTCCGGGCGCTGCAATCCCTGGATCGGGCGCCGGTGCGGCTGGTGCTCTTTCCCGGCGAGCCCCACGGCTTGCAGGCCATCGCCCACCAGCGCCGCAAGGTGCAAGAGGAGGTGGCCTGGTTCGACCGCCACCTCTTCGCCGCCGAGGAGCCGCGGCCGGAGGCTTTGCCGAAGGGGTCGCTGCTGGCCGGCTTGCTGGCGCGCCAGGGGGCGGCCACCGGCCCGGGGGGAGCCCTCGGTCAGCTTGCGGAGGGCCAGCTGATTCCGGAAACGGTGCCGGTGGCCGGTCTCGGCTCCGTCGCCTTCGAGGCGCCCGATCTTCGGGCGGTGGGACGGTTCGAGGTCACTCGTGCGCAGTGGGCTTCCTATGAAGGAGAGGCTTCCCATGAAGGAGGGGCCGCCGGGCAGGAGGACCTGCCCCGCACGGGAGTCTCCTTCGAGCAGGCTCAGGCCTACGTACGCTGGCTGGCGGAGCTCACCGGGCGTCCCTTCCGGTTGCCCACGAAAGCCGAAGCGGAGGCCCTGGTGGAATTCGCCGAGGGCGGCGACACCACTGGCAATACCCTCGATCGATGGCTCGGCTACGCACCCAACCCCGACGACCGGGCGACCCTCGATCCGTACCTGGCCCGGCTGCCCGGCGAGGCTCCGCTCCTGCTGCCGGTAGGGCACCGGGGCGGCGCCGGTGAGCCGCCGGTCTTCGACCTCGACGGCAACGCTGCCGAATGGGCCGTCGCTCCCGACGGCACCGGCCTGGCCGTTGGGCCCAGCGCTGATCGCTCCACCGACGCTCTGCGTCAGGGGGCTACCGAAGATCCTGCGTACATCGGGCTGCGGGTGGTCGAGGGTGCCACCGGTAGCGCCCGGGTGACTACAACGTCAAATTGA